A segment of the Melioribacteraceae bacterium 4301-Me genome:
TAACCGGTAATCAGCTATCTTTTAGTAATAAACAAGGAGAAATAAAAATAAATTTTGACAATATTAAGAAAGCAAGAGTCTTAATAAGTTTTTGATAATGGAGGAAAATAATAAATGAACGCAGAAATAGTAGAATCGTTTGCACAAATGGTTCGCGAGAAAAGTCTTGATAAAGATGTTCTCGCTGGTATAATAGAAGAAATTTTTGGTGTGCTTGTAAAGAAAAAGTACGGGCCAAACGCTAAATACGATGTTGTGGTTAATATGGATAAAGGCGATATAGAAATTTTCTTCGAAAGGACAGTAGTAGAACATGTTACTGACCCTAACTTAGAAATAAGCATTGATGAACTGAACGCAAAGGGAAATCCTGATGAACTAGAAGTCGGCGATGAATATGTAGAGAAAATTGAATTAAACCAGTTTGGCAGACGATTGATTAATTTAGCACGACAAAGTCTAAATCAAAAAATCAGAGAAATAGAAAAAGACATTGTTTACAGCGAATACCGCGAAATGTTAGGTGAAATAGTAGTAGGAGACATTTACCAAGTTAGGAAAAACGACGTGCTCGTTAATCATAATAAAAATGAATTAGTACTGCCAAGAAGTGAACAAATACCTAAAGAAAAATATCGTAAAGGAGATACAATTAGAGCAGTTATTAAAGAAGTTAAAAAAACTCCTAACGGACCTCTTATCATTATTTCGCGTGCCGATAATTTATTCTTACAAAGGCTTTTTGAAATAGAAATCCCTGAAATATACGATGGAATTATAGAAATTAAAAGAATAGCTCGCGAGCCTGGCGAACGTGCTAAAGTAGCAGTTGAATCTCAAGATGCACGAATAGATGCTGTTGGTGCTTGTGTCGGCATGAAAGGTGTTAGAATTCATGCTATAGTGAGAGAACTAAATAATGAAAATATAGATGTTATAAATTACTCTGATGACCCTGTTCTTTTTATTCAAAGAGCACTTTCACCTGCTAAATTAAAACAAATTGAGATTGATGAGGCAAATAAAAAATGTGTGGTTACAGCAGAAAGTGACCAAATCTCTAGTATAGTCGGTAGAAATGGTGTTAATATTCGTTTAGCTATTAAGCTGACTGGTTACGATATTGAAATAATTCGTGAAGAAAAACCATTTGAAGAATATGAAGATGATATTGAGTTAGTTGAACTTAAGGAGGAGTTGGGTAGCGATATAGTTGAATTGCTCATTAATAATAGATACGATACAGCTGTGGAAGTTTTATCTGCTGGTGTTGATAAACTAAAAGAAATTAAAGGAATAGATGAACAAAAAGCTCAAGAAATTATAGAAATAATTAAAAATCAATTTGAAGAAGAGGAATAGCTGCTTTTTCACTTTTGAGGTGATAAGAGTAGTTGTAGTATAGTACAACAAAATGGATTATTATGAGTGAAACTACAAAAGAGAAAAAATTACGTCTTTACAAATTTGCAGCTGAAGTAAATCTGTCCACAGAATCTTTAGTTGAATTTCTGCGGAAAAAAGGCTACGATGTTAAATCCCACATGTCTTTATTGACGGATGAAATGGTGGCTGCTATCCATGCTCATTTTAAAAAAGATATTGAAAAAGCTGAAAAGCATTACAAGAAAATTTCCGAGTTTCAGAAAAAAAGAGGTGAACTTTCAGAAATTGAAGCTTCTGTTAGTCAAAAAACCTCCGAAAAAATTGAGAGCGCAGAGAAGATAGATAAAACTGAACAGCCTCAAGAAAAAGTTTTAGAGGTAATAGAGAAGGAAAAAGAGGAAAAAGAACCTGAAGAACAAAAACCAGTCGAAGTATCTTCTGAAACTACAGTTGAAGAAGCTCGCTCTTTTAAAACCGATTCTGAACTTAAATTGGCTGAAAAGAAAAAGGGACTTACAATTGTTGGCAAAATTGAACTAGAAAAAAGGGAAAAAGAAAAAACTTTAGAAAAGCCAGAGGAAAAAGTAGAAAAGCAAATTGAAGAAATTAAACCAGAGCAGCTTGTAAAACAACAAGATACGCAGCCTTTAACTGCCGAGGCTGAACAAGATGAAGGAGAGAGAAAAAAGAAGAAAAAGAAGAAAATTTTAAAAGCTAAGAAAAAATCAAAATCAATTGAAGAAAAAGATGAAGCTAATATTTCCAAGAAAAAAAGAAAAATAAAACGTCTTGAAATAGATAAAAAAGAAGTCGATGAAGCCATAAAAAGAACTTTGCTTAGTATGGATGAGTCCGTAATAGGTGAAAGAGCATTAATTAGAAAGAAAAAAAGGAAAGAAAAGCAAATAATTCAGGAAAAGATTTTAGAAGAAAAAAATAAAGAGAAAACCACACTAAAGGTTACGGAATATATAGCAGTTAACGAACTTGCAAATTTAATGGGCGTGCCTGTAGCAGATGTTATACAGAAATGCATTGGACTTGGCTTAATGGTTTCAATTAACCAGAGGTTAGATGTTGAAACGATTACTTTAGTAGCTGATGAATTTGGTTTTAATATTGAACTTCAAGAAGAGTATAAATCTGAACTTGAAAATGAAGCAGAAGAAGATGAAAAAATGCTTCAGCCTCGTCCACCAGTTGTAACTATTATGGGACATGTCGATCATGGGAAAACGTCCTTGCTTGATTATATAAGAAGATCTAATGTGGTTGCAGGCGAAGCTGGTGGTATTACACAACACATAGGTGCATATAAGGTTGTTTTAGATGACGGCAAAGAAATTACATTTTTAGATACACCTGGACACGAAGCATTTACGGCAATGAGGGCCAGAGGTGCAAAAGTAACAGATATTGTTGTTTTAGTAGTAGCTGCAGACGATGCAGTAATGCCTCAAACTATTGAAGCAATTAATCATGCTCAGGCTGCTAATGTACCAATAATTGTAGCAATCAATAAAATTGATAAACCGGGCGCTAATCCGGAAAAAATTAGACAACAATTATCTGAAAGAAACATTTTAGTTGAAGACTGGGGTGGAAAATATCAGTGCGTTGAAATTTCTGCAAAGAAAGGATTAAATATTGACCAATTGTTAGAAAAAATTATTCTTGAAGCAGAAATGCTGGAACTGAAAGCTAATCCTAATAGATCTGCTAGAGGAACAGTTATTGAGTCTCAGTTGGATAAAGGACGAGGAGTAACTGCTACAGTCCTTGTTCAAAAGGGTACTTTAAGGATTGGTGATCCTTTTATTGCAGGCGTTTCGTTTGGAAGAGTAAGGGCTATGTTAGATGAAAGAAACAATAAAGTAACAGAAGCTAAACCATCAACACCTGTTCTTGTATTAGGCTTTGAAGGAATACCACAAGCAGGTGATAGCTTTATTGTTGTGAACTCAGAAAGAGAATCCCGTGAAATTGCTCTTAAACGTCAACAGTTAAAACGAGAGCAAAATCACCGTCAAGTACGTTTGATTACTTTAGATGAAATTGCAAGTCAAATCAGCAAAGGTGGTGTAAAAGAATTGCCAATTATTGTTAAAGGTGATGTCGATGGTTCTATAGAAGCTCTGTCGGATTCTTTGATGAAATTATCTAATCAAGAAGTAATAGTGAGAGTTATTCATAAAGGCGTTGGCGCAATTAGCGAGGGTGATGTGCTGCTTGCCGCTGCTTCTAATGCTGTAATTATAGGATTTCATGTTCGACCTAATACTAATGCTAGAAAATTGGCTGAAGCCGAAAATGTAGAAATTCGGCTTTATAACGTGATTTACGATGCTATTAATGAAGTTCGCTCCGCTCTTGAAGGTATGCTTTCTCCAGTTGTATCTGAGGAATTAACGGGTACATTAGAAGTTAGACAAATATTTAAAGTGCCAAAAGCTGGTACTGTTGCAGGTTGTTATGTACAAGATGGGAAAATATCCAGGACCAATAAAATTAGATTGTTTAGAGACGGAATTGTAATTTATGAAGGTGAACTTTCCTCTCTGAAACGATTTAAAGATGATGTTAAAGAAGTTGATCAAGGATATGAGTGCGGACTTACAATTTCTAATTTTAATGATATCAAAGTCGGCGATATTATTGAATCTTATAAAATTGTAGAAACAAAAAAGAAATTATAGCTATGACCCCAAGAAGAGTAAGTAGAGTTGCTAGCTTAATTAAAGAAGAGCTTAGTTTAATTTTTCTTCATAAAATACAAGACCCGCAATTAGGTGTTATTACTATTACAAATGTTAAAGTTAGTGCCGATTTGCGTTATGCTAAGGTCTATATATCAGTCTATGATAAAAAAAATAGAAATGCACTACTAGATAAAGTAGACGAATTAAAAAGCATGATTAGAACCGAACTTGCCCACAGAATTACAATTAGATTTGTGCCAGAGCTGAACTTTTTTATAGATGATACAAATGACTACGTTGAAAGAATAGAAGATATTTTTAAAGAAATTCATAAAAATGATAACTAATAAAAGCAAATTGGAAATAATGCCAAATTTTCAAGAAGGTGAAACTATACTAATTGATAAAGAATTAGGCAGCACTTCTTTTGATGTGGTCTATAAAATCCGAAAAATTACTAAAGTCAAAAAAGTTGGGCATGCTGGTACGTTAGACCCTCTTGCAACAGGTTTGCTGATTATTTGTACAG
Coding sequences within it:
- the nusA gene encoding transcription termination factor NusA, which codes for MNAEIVESFAQMVREKSLDKDVLAGIIEEIFGVLVKKKYGPNAKYDVVVNMDKGDIEIFFERTVVEHVTDPNLEISIDELNAKGNPDELEVGDEYVEKIELNQFGRRLINLARQSLNQKIREIEKDIVYSEYREMLGEIVVGDIYQVRKNDVLVNHNKNELVLPRSEQIPKEKYRKGDTIRAVIKEVKKTPNGPLIIISRADNLFLQRLFEIEIPEIYDGIIEIKRIAREPGERAKVAVESQDARIDAVGACVGMKGVRIHAIVRELNNENIDVINYSDDPVLFIQRALSPAKLKQIEIDEANKKCVVTAESDQISSIVGRNGVNIRLAIKLTGYDIEIIREEKPFEEYEDDIELVELKEELGSDIVELLINNRYDTAVEVLSAGVDKLKEIKGIDEQKAQEIIEIIKNQFEEEE
- the rbfA gene encoding 30S ribosome-binding factor RbfA, with product MTPRRVSRVASLIKEELSLIFLHKIQDPQLGVITITNVKVSADLRYAKVYISVYDKKNRNALLDKVDELKSMIRTELAHRITIRFVPELNFFIDDTNDYVERIEDIFKEIHKNDN
- the infB gene encoding translation initiation factor IF-2, whose product is MSETTKEKKLRLYKFAAEVNLSTESLVEFLRKKGYDVKSHMSLLTDEMVAAIHAHFKKDIEKAEKHYKKISEFQKKRGELSEIEASVSQKTSEKIESAEKIDKTEQPQEKVLEVIEKEKEEKEPEEQKPVEVSSETTVEEARSFKTDSELKLAEKKKGLTIVGKIELEKREKEKTLEKPEEKVEKQIEEIKPEQLVKQQDTQPLTAEAEQDEGERKKKKKKKILKAKKKSKSIEEKDEANISKKKRKIKRLEIDKKEVDEAIKRTLLSMDESVIGERALIRKKKRKEKQIIQEKILEEKNKEKTTLKVTEYIAVNELANLMGVPVADVIQKCIGLGLMVSINQRLDVETITLVADEFGFNIELQEEYKSELENEAEEDEKMLQPRPPVVTIMGHVDHGKTSLLDYIRRSNVVAGEAGGITQHIGAYKVVLDDGKEITFLDTPGHEAFTAMRARGAKVTDIVVLVVAADDAVMPQTIEAINHAQAANVPIIVAINKIDKPGANPEKIRQQLSERNILVEDWGGKYQCVEISAKKGLNIDQLLEKIILEAEMLELKANPNRSARGTVIESQLDKGRGVTATVLVQKGTLRIGDPFIAGVSFGRVRAMLDERNNKVTEAKPSTPVLVLGFEGIPQAGDSFIVVNSERESREIALKRQQLKREQNHRQVRLITLDEIASQISKGGVKELPIIVKGDVDGSIEALSDSLMKLSNQEVIVRVIHKGVGAISEGDVLLAAASNAVIIGFHVRPNTNARKLAEAENVEIRLYNVIYDAINEVRSALEGMLSPVVSEELTGTLEVRQIFKVPKAGTVAGCYVQDGKISRTNKIRLFRDGIVIYEGELSSLKRFKDDVKEVDQGYECGLTISNFNDIKVGDIIESYKIVETKKKL